A single window of Aspergillus oryzae RIB40 DNA, chromosome 8 DNA harbors:
- a CDS encoding porphobilinogen deaminase (porphobilinogen deaminase), whose amino-acid sequence MAESSSVAQPPLRIGTRRSKLAIVQAEGIRDSLQKTAPNRSYEIETLHTLGDKDKSTALYNFGAKSLWTSELEEKLTSGQLDVIVHCLKDMPTTLPESCDLAAITLRDDPRDALVIKAGLPYTSLQTLPEGAVVGTSSVRRSAQLLRLYPHLRFANLRGNVETRLAKVDNPESEYTCMIMSAAGLERIGLKHRINQYIGSKDGGILHAVGQGALGLETRKGDSSTQELLNKLVDEKSTLACLAERALLRTLEGGCSVPIGVETEWVDQSEYFLRMRAIVVSLDGTQSVQDTIDATVRTKDEATVFGKELATRLVTAGADAILKDINTNRPLKD is encoded by the exons ATGGCCGAAAGCTCTTCTGTGGCTCAGCCACCTCTGAGAATCGGTACCCGACGGTCAAAGTTGGCTATTGTCCAAGCCGAGGGTATCCGTGATAGCCTGCAGAAAACTGCACCGAACCGGTCCTATGAGATTGAAACACTACACACCCTGGGTGATAAAGACAAGTCTACAGCCCTTTACAACTTCGGCGCAAAGAGTCTGTGGACCAgtgagttggaggagaagctgacCTCTGGCCAATTGGACGTCATCGTGCACTGTCTTAAAG ATATGCCAACCACGCTGCCCGAGTCGTGCGATCTCGCGGCAATTACTCTCCGCGATGATCCACGTGATGCGCTAGTTATCAAGGCCGGTCTGCCTTACACTAGCTTGCAGACACTCCCTGAAGGCGCAGTAGTTGGCACTTCGTCGGTGCGGCGCTCGGCGCAACTTCTCCGCCTCTACCCCCATCTGCGCTTTGCCAACCTGCGTGGCAATGTTGAGACCCGCTTGGCCAAAGTTGATAATCCAGAGAGTGAGTATACCTGCATGATAATGTCTGCCGCTGGCCTTGAGCGCATTGGCCTCAAGCATCGCATCAACCAATACATAGGCTCTAAGGACGGTGGCATTCTGCATGCAGTCGGCCAGGGAGCACTTGGCTTGGAAACTCGCAAGGGAGACAGCAGTACCCAAGAGTTGCTTAATAAGCTGGTTGATGAAAAGTCGACTCTCGCCTGTCTCGCGGAGCGGGCCCTTCTACGGACCCTTGAAGGTGGCTGTAGTGTCCCAATTGGCGTTGAGACGGAGTGGGTCGATCAATCGGAATATTTCCTGAGAATGCGCGCTATTGTGGTCAGTCTTGACGGGACCCAAAGCGTTCAAGACACTATTGATGCAACAGTGCGGACCAAGGATGAAGCGACAGTGTTTGGGAAAGAGCTGGCTACAAGACTTGTGACAGCGGGCGCAGATGCGATTCTGAAAgatatcaacaccaaccGACCGCTCAAGGACTGA
- a CDS encoding uncharacterized protein (predicted protein), translated as MSAIIDRLPLELLELVCDELDTRDLASLVGTCRDTYHRTINRLAQRYTEIHLDFSQDSFNHIHAIANNKVMRQQVHRLVVMTPEPYLGRDLQWQRSAAGHIHNPLQIPAIQRFRDDLVERLTNCRSFVISPVRTKFVPEEEDVNDSEHFNPDDAAGILLEIIADASLPMKLFWYGTGVNYTSNIMDIRRLPKNLFTNPTFKSGWAQLENLHLDHKLTPYNYSFILNMILHAPNLRKIYLSLAPRDMAIEFFSHLSQSPSLPSSLERIALCFTSVRAVDLITILSHSRQTLKRLILDDIGGLSSDGSKLHNQLQGCFPRLETIEFNKCQ; from the coding sequence ATGTCTGCTATTATTGACCGGCTCCCATTGGAATTGCTTGAACTGGTTTGCGATGAACTAGATACGAGAGACTTGGCGTCGCTGGTTGGGACCTGCCGCGATACATACCACCGGACGATAAACCGCTTGGCGCAACGATATACGGAAATTCACTTGGACTTCTCGCAAGACAGCTTCAATCATATCCATGCGATTGCCAACAACAAGGTCATGCGACAGCAGGTCCATCGCCTAGTCGTGATGACGCCGGAGCCTTATCTCGGCCGAGACTTGCAATGGCAGCGAAGCGCAGCAGGCCACATACACAATCCGCTACAGATACCGGCCATTCAACGCTTTCGAGATGACCTCGTCGAAAGGCTTACGAATTGTCGTTCTTTTGTCATATCTCCCGTCAGAACCAAGTTCGTacccgaagaagaggacgtCAACGATAGTGAACACTTCAATCCCGACGATGCCGCTGGTATCTTGTTGGAAATAATTGCCGATGCGTCGCTACCCATGAAGCTATTCTGGTATGGCACTGGAGTTAATTATACATCAAATATCATGGATATCCGTCGATTACCAAAGAATCTCTTTACAAATCCCACTTTCAAGTCCGGGTGGGCGCAACTGGAAAATCTTCACCTGGACCACAAGCTTACGCCATACAAttattctttcattttgaATATGATCCTCCATGCCCCTAATCTTCGCAAAATATACCTCAGTCTGGCACCACGAGATATGGCAATTGAGTTCTTCTCCCACCTTTCGCAATCTCCGTCTCTCCCTAGCTCACTGGAGAGGATTGCCTTGTGCTTCACGTCGGTACGAGCGGTTGACCTCATCACAATCCTCAGTCATTCTCGACAGACGCTTAAACGCCTCATTTTAGATGATATTGGGGGTCTATCATCGGACGGGTCCAAGCTGCATAATCAATTACAGGGTTGCTTCCCACGGCTGGAGACTATCGAATTCAacaaatgccaatga
- a CDS encoding glutathione S-transferase family protein (glutathione S-transferase): protein MTKLNTKPITVWLTPSGPNPWKVVLILEELQVPYVIESFRFNDVKLKPYTDICPNGRVPAIVDPNTNLTLWESGAIIQYLEEVYDTDKKLTYESLNKRQLLNQYLHFQMSGQGPYFGQAGWFNVLHHERIPSAIERYNDQVKRFLEVLNTCLEGKAWLVGDKCTFADLSFVPWNCRLDMLLQTPPGEDPLAKYPNVQAWHHRMVDRPSWKRCMEVRDKLMDDQGLMPNGMPKGINNIQEYEAEIAREAAEKGKE from the exons ATGACCAAGCTCAATACCAAGCCAATTACCGTTTGGCTGACCC CTTCTGGCCCCAATCCATGGAAG GTTGTCCTCATTCTTGAGGAACTCCAGGTTCCCTACGTGATTGAATCCTTCAGGTTTAACGATGTCAAGCTCAAGCCCTACACCGATATCTGTCCTAACGGTCGAGTCCCAG CGATCGTCGATCCCAACACTAACCTAACCCTCTGGGAATCTGGTGCCATTATCCAGTATCTGGAAGAGGTCTACGACACGGACAAGAAGCTAACCTATGAGTCGCTCAACAAAAGGCAGCTGCTGAACCAGTACCTTCATTTCCAGATGAGCGGGCAAGGGCCCTACTTCGGCCAGGCTGGATG GTTCAACGTCCTCCATCACGAAAGAATCCCCTCCGCCATAGAGCGCTACAACGACCAAGTAAAGCGCTTCCTGGAGGTGTTAAACACCTGTCTTGAAGGCAAAGCCTGGCTCGTGGGCGATAAATGCACTTTTGCAGATTTGTCCTTTGTGCCCTGGAACTGTCGCCTTGacatgctgctgcagacaCCCCCGGGCGAGGACCCACTGGCCAAATACCCCAATGTGCAGGCCTGGCATCACCGTATGGTGGATCGACCTTCATGGAAACGCTGCATGGAGGTTCGAGATAAGCTTATGGATGATCAGGGTTTAATGCCTAATGGGATGCCCAAGGGGATAAATAATATTCAGGAGTACGAGGCGGAGATTGCGCGGGAGGCTGctgagaaagggaaggagtAA
- a CDS encoding uncharacterized protein (predicted protein) → MIIETNCSIIAACLPCYGALLRGGQSLASIVRSFLVIHGRASSRSGSSFSSLHSGKHYPIHGVRDLDTDTGSQVELTGPADRWSRTTTQVTIKVSGNAHQHDECRSPGIVVHTELDISTKGADPRVAPTNDEARVPPFLLFVVSRILHLQSIQQQHKHSVPLPLLQSKLAGRLSLLFLTCTTHPHFHTHILPPFFLLLPDFLPHSPPVTSFSMPLFKKKPKTPPTTNSAAFRSVEHLPSSVAFPGDLDRRFSVSTNEPVPPLPPQHPAHSNVVHRSQSHRRPNTLNNYSVVPPAVAAPPRIVDADPSDQSWQHPPPAERPEEHENPRRSRRNLFSLHSHSSSSQAPRESTGFLERRRSVRKTSPAPQQQEQRPLSVDTAADPHSPSKSREYVVDTTQDPSKSPVLQDQGIPHEPRPPRSPQNPSITRSNTDSTLLEHIYRPSPVEPKHPDELDPGPVQQQQPQQNQLGLPRPSSRQSLEPPSPLPQPPAYSDHSASQAAMSDRPPSGQRAPTATPPPGGHSSYPQGNNNQDVTPRNNAAQQPEPGRSTPSSTRMRDEGEIDVRTLVQKHDELQAKYSKVKRYYFEKEAQVQQLQNTVAHQRMAVSRTVLDDNEYANRFGRLDGAIKDLAFAFRKDWKSLPKWLMGYVNDDAHITGTKEMTAIGRAVISRWLVDELFERFFHPALDPTFSRQLKSIEMNLRRQQANTLTDEDKENAIARISNWRRTTLDGLTDALHGPAAEEHRCQLIDHLVDSLVANLVSYLGDPPPPGLDNGARMIVENAVGIADKVPLESRDVCIEYIHPGTLLHEPNMKVEAGLPPLTNEQLEGPPDEADRESSGSTSQEGAPGGPHPGREPRMRSVISKVMGRRPNQGAAPNPGGNGDMRPPTAMEERNSMGAGRIRFASFITAEVRGRGPMNVLVKAPVYLMD, encoded by the exons ATGATCATCGAGACCAACTGTTCTATCATAGCCGCCTGTCTCCCATGCTACGGCGCCCTCCTCCGCGGGGGACAATCACTCGCGTCGATTGTCCGATccttccttgtcatccatggCCGGGCCAGCTCTCGGTCCGGTTCCAGCTTTTCTAGCCTTCATAGCGGCAAGCACTACCCAATCCACGGAGTCAGGGATTTGGACACCGATACTGGCTCTCAGGTCGAACTCACGGGGCCCGCGGATCGTTGGTCACGAACGACGACACAGGTCACAATCAAGGTCAGCGGTAACGCGCACCAACACGATGAGTGTCGCTCACCGGGGATTGTGGTTCATACCGAGTTGGATATATCCACCAAAGGGGCTGAT CCTCGTGTTGCGCCCACCAATGACGAGGCACGTGTCCcaccttttctcctcttcgtcgtcagTCGGATTCTCCACTTGCAGTCaatccaacaacaacacaaacaCTCTGTCCCTTTACCTTTACTCCAGTCAAAACTCGCGGGGAGACTGTCTCTCCTATTCCTCACCTGTACAACTCACCCTCATTTTCATACCCATATACTTCctccctttttcctccttcttcccgATTTCCTTCCCCACTCCCCCCCTGTtacttccttctccatgccCCTctttaaaaaaaagcccaagaCTCCTCCCACGACCAACTCTGCTGCATTCCGATCAGTCGAGCATCTCCCATCTTCGGTCGCATTCCCTGGCGATCTTGACCGACGCTTTTCCGTCTCCACCAACGAACCGGTGCCGCCACTTCCACCTCAACATCCTGCGCATTCCAACGTGGTTCATCGCTCGCAGAGTCACCGCCGTCCGAACACCTTGAACAACTATTCGGTAGTCCCGCCCGCCGTTGCTGCGCCTCCGCGCATTGTCGATGCTGACCCTTCCGACCAGTCGTGGCAACACCCACCTCCAGCTGAGAGACCCGAGGAGCACGAAAACCCGCGACGGTCCAGAAgaaacctcttctccctACATTCGCActcgtcttcctcccaaGCCCCTAGGGAGTCGACAGGGTTCTTGGAACGTCGTCGTTCCGTAAGGAAAACTTCTCCGGCCCCGCAACAACAGGAGCAACGGCCCTTGTCGGTGGATACGGCTGCCGACCCCCACTCGCCGTCAAAATCGAGGGAGTATGTGGTAGACACAACCCAAGACCCTTCCAAGTCTCCCGTATTGCAGGACCAAGGAATTCCACACGAGCCCCGACCTCCTCGCTCGCCGCAGAACCCCTCTATAACCCGATCGAACACCGATTCAACGCTTCTCGAGCATATCTACCGCCCGTCCCCTGTGGAGCCCAAGCATCCGGACGAATTAGATCCCGGTCCGGtccaacagcaacaaccacaacagaaTCAATTGGGCCTTCCTCGCCCTTCATCGCGACAGTCCCTAGAACCTCCCTCGCCGCTACCACAGCCGCCCGCTTACTCCGACCATTCTGCCTCCCAGGCTGCCATGTCCGATCGTCCGCCCAGTGGCCAGCGCGCCCCAACGGCGACCCCCCCACCAGGTGGCCATTCGTCATACCCACAGGGTAATAATAACCAGGACGTCACACCGCGCAACAACGCAGCCCAACAGCCGGAACCAGGCCGTAGCACGCCCTCGTCCACACGCATGCGCGACGAAGGAGAGATTGATGTGCGTACTTTGGTGCAGAAGCATGACGAACTTC AGGCGAAGTActccaaagtcaaaaggTATTATTTCGAGAAGGAGGCTCAGGTGCAGCAGCTACAGAATACCGTCGCCCATCAGCGCATGGCCGTGTCGCGTACAGTGCTGGACGACAACGAGTATGCTAACCGATTCGGTCGTCTGGACGGCGCCATTAAGGATTTGGCGTTTGCGTTCCGAAAAGACTGGAAAAGCCTTCCCAAGTGGCTGATGGGTTACGTGAACGACGATGCACACATCACTGGCACGAAAGAGATGACTGCGATTGGCCGCGCAGTAATTAGTCGGTGGCTTGTGGACGAGTTGTTTGAGCGCTTCTTTCACCCGGCACTGGATCCCACCTTCAGTCGACAGTTGAAGAGCATTGAGATGAACCTGCGCCGGCAGCAGGCCAATACTCTCACCGACgaggataaagaaaatgCGATCGCACGCATTTCCAATTGGCGACGCACCACCTTGGATGGTCTCACAGATGCATTACATGGACCAGCTGCCGAAGAACACCGGTGTCAGCTAATTGACCATCTGGTGGATAGTCTGGTTGCCAACCTCGTGTCATATTTGGGTGATCCTCCGCCGCCCGGGCTGGACAATGGCGCACGCATGATTGTGGAGAATGCTGTAGGTATTGCGGACAAGGTTCCCTTGGAGTCGCGCGACGTTTGTATCGAGTACATCCATCCTGGCACTCTCCTACACGAGCCGAACATGAAAGTCGAGGCGGGTCTTCCACCACTCACGAAC GAACAACTTGAAGGGCCGCCAGATGAGGCTGACAGAGAGTCATCCGGCTCAACGAGCCAGGAGGGTGCGCCGGGAGGACCGCATCCCGGCCGTGAACCGCGCATGCGGTCCGTAATCAGCAAGGTGATGGGACGGAGACCCAACCAAGGCGCGGCTCCGAACCCCGGTGGCAATGGGGACATGCGCCCTCCCACGGCTATGGAAGAGCGGAACAGCATGGGAGCGGGGCGGATCCGGTTTGCATCCTTCATTACCGCGGAAGTCAGGGGGCGAGGTCCGATGAATGTGTTGGTCAAGGCGCCTGTATATTTGATGGACTAA
- a CDS encoding protein kinase family protein (predicted protein), translating to MATEWGGQGIGEDPNRPPSYPGQKLCERLSGRQGHWSGKEQVNVEFRPNDVVPLKDDTQVEYKGTYGRVCRSILTVGEETIVVARKEMRLSEVSEEKVNREVKILQSLRHRHLVTFIGSFTARGFASILVYPFATCDLEKLLEELDYAQYHEQKDTVSTLLAELGWIPTTTKAAQWKPGDIFPNLRRICGCVCSALLYLHQHRIRHKDIKPSNVLVGKDGVYITDFNISKAFENDRSSRTMGPYAGTRVYSAPECVYDARSYPSDVYSLGLIFMEIYTYILGRPRSEMGEYTRSNLSLSKDSQIRHAALRVLWVRVIFDGAGRGDFGMSSGMQELILRMISENQDARPDAFEVLSGLWVYSPSGDFFCNECRKHRGWVGYKGLEKRYQDSLKEKASLEKRSEQAREEVKGGQSGSSPLPQSSERSPSQISVLRSPRTGPTVARNKSGQRLDLDSLSYARHVRRSLRHCGISHARKLLATLEMVASTRNVYMAICAHRVHFGEDMHISDTVPVLSDLLD from the exons ATGGCCACAGAATGGGGCGGACAGGGAATCGGCGAAGATCCCAACAGACCCCCAAGCTACCCTGGTCAAAAGCTCTGCGAAAGGCTGTCCGGAAGGCAAGGCCATTGGTCTGGCAAGGAACAGGTGAACGTCGAATTTCGACCAAACGATGTCGTGCCTCTAAAGGACGACACGCAGGTCGAATACAAGGGAACATATGGGCGCGTGTGTCGTAGTATTTTGACCGTTGGGGAGGAAACAATCGTCGTGGCACGAAAGGAAATGCGACTTTCTGAAGTttcagaagaaaaggtcaatCGTGAAGTGAAGATTCTCCAAAGCCTAAGGCATCGCCACCTGGTTACCTTTATCGGGTCATTTACGGCCAGGGGTTTTGCCAGCATCCTGGTGTATCCGTTTGCGACGTGCgatctggagaagctgcTAGAGGAACTGGATTATGCACAGTATCACGAACAAAAAGACACAGTGAGCACTCTGCTTGCTGAGCTCGGGTGgatcccaaccaccaccaaggcaGCTCAGTGGAAGCCGGGGGATATTTTCCCCAATCTGCGACGCATCTGCGGCTGTGTATGCAGCGCCCTTCTTTACCTGCACCAACACCGGATCCGCCATAAGGATATAAAACCATCAAATGTGCTTGTCGGCAAGGATGGGGTCTACATCACTGATttcaatatctccaaggCATTCGAGAACGACCGGTCATCTCGTACTATGGGCCCCTACGCCGGAACAAGGGTATATAGTGCTCCCGAGTGTGTTTATGACGCTCGCTCCTATCCATCGGATGTTTATTCCCTCGGCCTCATCTTCATGGAGATATATACCTATATCCTGGGCAGACCTAGGTCTGAGATGGGAGAGTACACCAGGTCCAACCTCTCACTTTCTAAGGACTCGCAGATCCGACACGCTGCATTACGGGTTCTGTGGGTGAGGGTCATCTTCGATGGGGCTGGGAGGGGCGACTTTGGCATGAGCAGTGGAATGCAAGAGCTGATATTGAGAATGATAAGCGAGAATCAGGACGCACGACCTGATGCTTTCGAGGTCCTGTCTGGGCTCTGGGTTTATAGTCCATCGGGAGACTTTTTCTGCAACGAATGTAGAAAGCATCGAGGCTGGGTCGGTTACAAGGGCCTTGAAAAGCGGTATCAGGATTCCCTGAAAGAGAAAGCTAGCTTAG AGAAGAGATCAGAGCAAGCGCGCGAGGAGGTGAAAGGAGGTCAATCAGGTAGTAGTCCTTTGCCACAATCAAGCGAGCGATCACCATCCCAGATCTCTGTTCTTCGCAGCCCCAGGACAGGACCGACTGTGGCACGCAACAAGAGTGGACAGCGATTAGATTTGGACAGTTTGAGTTATGCGAGGCATGTT aggaggagcttgagaCATTGCGGTATCTCACACGCGCGCAAGCTCCTTGCAACTCTGGAAATGGTTGCAAGTACCCGAAATGTATATATGGCCATATGTGCCCACAGGGTCCA CTTTGGGGAGGACATGCATATATCCGATACAGTTCCGGTACTCTCTGATTTGTTAGATTGA